A stretch of the Paenibacillus dendritiformis genome encodes the following:
- a CDS encoding IucA/IucC family C-terminal-domain containing protein: MSRELQPCWDTFCIRALSDWERPADSVRLALSKEELLTEAGIRRLLPEAKRLYRCSDDKVAASLFIKRYAHPLAGGGMYAFSRLGRLLDPDKWSFVLILDVSGDIHAIGEPELEPDMGEGRLLARDRQIQLLFKEHFNHLFRLMNQVSGLSRKVLWANVANVLEYYYDLWAAEAQITTQERLWQEDRNWVLHEAAGALYGQYEANPLAFNYRVIPHPIQKGNMLRIREVCCLKFRSDQGLHCTTCPHITEQERADICRLYL; encoded by the coding sequence ATGTCTCGAGAACTGCAGCCATGCTGGGATACGTTCTGTATTCGCGCTCTCTCAGACTGGGAGCGTCCGGCTGACTCGGTACGACTCGCTCTATCGAAGGAGGAGCTGCTTACCGAAGCAGGAATCCGCCGTCTGCTGCCGGAGGCTAAGCGCTTGTACCGCTGTTCCGATGACAAGGTGGCTGCTTCGCTCTTTATAAAGCGGTATGCGCATCCGCTAGCCGGGGGAGGAATGTATGCTTTCTCCAGGTTGGGCCGGCTGCTGGATCCGGACAAATGGTCCTTTGTCCTTATTCTCGACGTATCTGGAGATATCCATGCCATAGGAGAGCCAGAGCTTGAGCCCGATATGGGGGAAGGCAGACTGCTTGCGCGGGATCGGCAGATACAGCTTTTGTTCAAGGAACATTTTAATCACTTGTTTCGTTTGATGAACCAGGTATCCGGTCTTTCACGAAAAGTGCTCTGGGCCAATGTTGCCAACGTGCTTGAGTACTATTACGATCTTTGGGCTGCAGAGGCGCAGATAACGACGCAGGAGCGGCTTTGGCAGGAAGATAGGAATTGGGTATTGCACGAGGCTGCAGGCGCCTTATACGGCCAATACGAGGCCAATCCGTTGGCATTCAACTACAGGGTTATCCCGCATCCTATACAGAAGGGCAATATGTTGAGGATTCGCGAAGTCTGCTGCCTCAAGTTCCGAAGCGACCAAGGGCTTCATTGCACGACCTGTCCGCATATTACAGAGCAGGAGCGGGCCGATATTTGCAGATTGTATCTTTAA